Part of the Halodesulfurarchaeum formicicum genome is shown below.
AAGGTGCCCTTGAACTCGACGTCGTCGTAGTTCGATACTGTCTCGACGACGTTGGCCTGGAGCTCTTCGAGTTGCTCCTGGGTTGCGTCGGGGAGTCGACCTTCGTCGGAATACCGCATCGTGATGATTCGTGCCATTAGTAACTCACCAGGAACATGTTGGGTAGCGAGCACCATAATGTTTCTGTCGGAGGCAACCCGGTCGCGTGGCGCGAAAAATAAGCCGCTCGCTCGGACCGGTTTCGCCGGTCAGTCGTGGTTAGGCGTGTCGCCGAAGTGCCAGGAGCGCCGCCCCGATGAGCGCGACCAGCGAGAGTGAGATCCCGAATCCGGGGGTGTCAGTTTCGGTGGTCGTCTCGGTGGGCGTCTCCGTGGTCGTGTCGGCTGGCGGTTCCGTCGTCTCGGTCGGCGTGTCGCCCGTCGCCGTCGTGGTCGTCACGTCCTCCTGGGCGAGGACCGCGTAGGTGGAGAAGCCCACAGATGGGGCTTCGACGACCACCGGGCCGTCAGTACTGACCACGGTGGTGTCGAGTTCCTCCCACTCGTCGTCACCCAGGTGGGCGACGACCAGGCCCGACGGCGTCACACCGAGTTCGTCCAGCCGGGACTGGGACACCGACAGCCGGACCATGTCAACACCTTCGCCGTCGCCGTCACTGAAGGTGATCTCGGCAGCCGAGACGAACTGGCGTGCCTCGGGCACCGGCTGCGGCGGGTCCTGGAGTGCCTGGACCGAGACCGAGCCGCTGAGTTCGGTCTGGGACTGGAAGCCAACAGCCACGAGGGAGTCACCCTCGATGGCGACTTCGGCTTCCGTGCCGCTCAGACCCTCTTCAACAGGCTCGCTGGGCGGGGCTGTGGTGGTCGTGGTGGTCTCAGTACCATCGTCAGCACCACCGCCACCGCTCGGTGCCCCACCGCCACCGGTGTCACCATCGTCGGTGTCGCCATCATCGGTGTCGCCGTCGTCAGCGCCACCGTCACCGGTATCGGTCTGGATTTCGACATCCAGGTCGCGGTTATCCACCGCGGCCGACTCCCAGGTGATCGAGGCCTGGTCGTCGCTCTGGGTGCCGGTCGTTCGGATCGTCACTGTTTCGCCCGACGCCTCATCGTTCGGGTCGGGGACTTTCAATTCGTAGTAGCCGTCGCTATCGGTGGTCGTGGAGACCAGGACCTCGCCGTCGTGGACCGCTTCGACCGTGACGCCATCGACGGCGTCGCCATTCTGGTCGGAGACGGTTCCGTACACCTCGTTGGGTGCGACCGGAACCGCCGCGGCCGTGCCGGCGATGACGAGCATCGCCATGGCGAGGACTGCGAGGGTCCGCAATCCACCGCGTGTCCAGCGTGTTTGGTGTGTCATCTATGTGTTACCCCCAAAGATGGTGGAAAGTTGGTGGTTGCGGTTTACCGGTCTCCGAACGGCGTCTCGCCG
Proteins encoded:
- a CDS encoding carboxypeptidase-like regulatory domain-containing protein, which gives rise to MTHQTRWTRGGLRTLAVLAMAMLVIAGTAAAVPVAPNEVYGTVSDQNGDAVDGVTVEAVHDGEVLVSTTTDSDGYYELKVPDPNDEASGETVTIRTTGTQSDDQASITWESAAVDNRDLDVEIQTDTGDGGADDGDTDDGDTDDGDTGGGGAPSGGGGADDGTETTTTTTAPPSEPVEEGLSGTEAEVAIEGDSLVAVGFQSQTELSGSVSVQALQDPPQPVPEARQFVSAAEITFSDGDGEGVDMVRLSVSQSRLDELGVTPSGLVVAHLGDDEWEELDTTVVSTDGPVVVEAPSVGFSTYAVLAQEDVTTTTATGDTPTETTEPPADTTTETPTETTTETDTPGFGISLSLVALIGAALLALRRHA